A window of Pirellula sp. SH-Sr6A contains these coding sequences:
- a CDS encoding VOC family protein produces the protein MSKTIFINLPVSNLTASIAFYEALGFAINMQFTDETAACMVWSDSIFVMLLTHDKWKTFTSRPIPPATSSEVMLALSCETREAVDEMNLVATQNGGTADINPKQDLGFMYNRNLADLDGHVWEMFWMNPDALPK, from the coding sequence ATGAGCAAGACGATCTTCATAAACCTACCTGTTTCCAATCTGACCGCTTCGATTGCTTTTTACGAAGCGCTTGGATTTGCGATTAACATGCAATTCACGGATGAAACTGCCGCGTGCATGGTATGGAGTGATTCGATATTTGTGATGCTACTAACCCACGACAAGTGGAAGACATTTACAAGCCGCCCGATTCCGCCCGCGACCTCGAGCGAGGTCATGCTTGCCCTCTCCTGCGAAACGCGCGAGGCCGTCGATGAAATGAATCTCGTTGCTACCCAGAACGGGGGCACTGCCGACATCAATCCAAAGCAGGATCTAGGTTTTATGTACAACCGAAACTTGGCGGATTTGGACGGCCATGTCTGGGAGATGTTTTGGATGAATCCAGATGCATTGCCGAAATAG
- a CDS encoding ECF-type sigma factor produces MTLSVTLFSRLASGEEIPIENLLPLVYQELHRMATGYMRSERAEHTLQPTALVHEAFVKLVGGPDQGHWKSRSYFFAAAAASMRRILIDHARRKRTLRRGGNMVQVDLSDFAARNEDWEHNSRLLLLDEALTKLQDEDPQLAKLVELRIYGGLGYESIAEIMAITVYQAKQKWQFARAWLKVAMEKSDDQGALASI; encoded by the coding sequence ATGACTCTTTCCGTTACTCTCTTTTCCCGACTGGCATCAGGTGAGGAGATTCCTATTGAGAATTTGCTCCCGTTGGTTTATCAAGAGTTGCATCGTATGGCGACCGGATACATGCGTTCTGAACGGGCCGAACATACCTTGCAGCCCACGGCATTGGTACATGAGGCCTTTGTGAAGCTGGTCGGAGGGCCGGACCAAGGTCACTGGAAGTCCCGTTCCTATTTCTTTGCAGCCGCAGCGGCGTCGATGCGTCGCATCCTGATCGATCATGCTCGGAGAAAAAGAACGTTGCGAAGAGGGGGCAACATGGTGCAAGTCGACCTCTCCGACTTCGCGGCTCGCAACGAAGATTGGGAGCATAACTCTAGACTGCTACTCCTGGATGAAGCGCTGACGAAGCTCCAGGATGAAGATCCCCAGCTGGCGAAACTGGTCGAGCTTCGAATCTACGGCGGTTTAGGATACGAAAGTATCGCCGAAATCATGGCTATCACCGTCTATCAGGCCAAACAGAAGTGGCAGTTTGCGAGGGCTTGGTTGAAGGTCGCGATGGAAAAGTCTGACGATCAAGGTGCATTGGCCTCCATCTAA
- a CDS encoding serine/threonine protein kinase yields MNSGVNKLQILFAEIASRPKDEWPDLLVQLTKNEPELRVPLEALLIASREPDSLLDPVSLHAIDESREEKCHDAFELSADVSSALVGQGRSSGGDPGLTTYDMRVLKPDLSVGGRYRLVERIGEGGMGEVWMARQSEPVKRSVAIKLIKAGMDSKSVLARFEAERQALAMMDHPNIAKVLDGGLMPDGQPFFVMELVKGTPITDFCDRMKLSPEKRLELFIPVCNAIQHAHQKGIIHRDIKPSNVLVALFDDVPVPKVIDFGIAKATGGGLTDQSVYTLFGGIVGTPQYMSPEQATLNNLDIDTRSDVYSLGVLLYELLAGAPPFSQMELEKAGVLEILRVVREVEPQRPSAKLSSSHLVATLSANRSSEPQRLTRLLRSELDWIVLKALEKERSNRYDSAQGFAADILRYLEGEQVLAHPPTLMYRLRKVAHRNRKGLVALSAVLLALLAGLAGTSWQMLRANREASRALTLADNAKRAKEEAENALIVGMMRPLGVGDLEEGSVARTTIADIATLESSELKLKILDRAIRMPQVADRLPTQMAWILQACVGLDASSHQKAAENALTLFRDDSLDHRVRYAALSCLNELDEIGVLSIDEFARYVREAPQERKEGVWESLVWVNLRDNPDALVDFLFACLTGQHGPDALSFACADLEKLASNDPIFAEKVIHRLDHPDLRDVWLNSTDATINVPSIYSFAAVSGEQSYSSNPFSLRVKTISSAYPTDPLQRVRAYCEVDRMAKGSNAKVTGAPLMDVPDFWNSLAESNNEVFLLGVEVAMQYLPEMFARKGSDFLYQNSDSLYKVSAKLSPAQAVAIYDLLAKDIGVLYSYTNTSRGDAVIGVALNQVGPKLSSEDASRSFQKLSDQLSIDRRYGTVANSLLAIAGVASAPGFAEHRLVVDRMLEHLPKVNVNYVRNACWNSIVDVADQLDPKVLTEVSSLIQTDLESQLALGQFDAPEILVDHLVRLSKLGAEVDFDTKFLLLIADYVRSSYYSEAEGALALKMLNILSPESRRNTAAAALRELDGSNWKVDLLQDTPLESALLQELSEVDQHAFVEAIWEFLNRQREDEIDASTRANAIGKAMVSLSRNWPDNKRMLLVQKALSKLREQLSLDDSTKSEATMLIDCMIRFLVDSWDGIDERQKHELSSLLMQHGLWNTGLSDEEFKTILKSFNSVQLAALWKARVSRFLSNPTDWPNEDNPSDTTVHELAAIGFVWFEKDRSEYLKAFSELLQSVDSARFARLAFDLTSFKLQQTKEEFQSTTVRAANRLLTQEPVHLEVIAFADDYRALSKHLLKIECVGDLRDALLTCLEQLAFPDEAETPSVADKIPHAMIDGQEWSHSPGETRPARKHFRSLRDFMLWNLSRPSGERWLELPTSKVD; encoded by the coding sequence ATGAATTCGGGCGTAAACAAACTTCAAATCCTCTTTGCGGAGATCGCGTCACGCCCCAAGGATGAGTGGCCAGATTTGCTAGTGCAACTCACGAAGAACGAGCCCGAACTCCGCGTTCCTTTAGAAGCGCTCTTGATCGCCAGCCGAGAACCAGACAGCCTGCTCGATCCCGTCTCCCTTCACGCGATTGATGAAAGTCGAGAGGAGAAGTGTCATGACGCATTCGAACTTTCCGCAGACGTTTCCAGTGCACTGGTCGGGCAGGGCAGGAGTTCCGGGGGCGATCCAGGTTTGACCACCTACGACATGCGGGTTCTCAAGCCAGATTTGTCCGTAGGAGGCCGTTATCGATTGGTTGAGAGGATTGGCGAAGGAGGGATGGGGGAAGTCTGGATGGCGAGGCAATCCGAGCCAGTCAAACGATCTGTCGCGATCAAACTCATCAAAGCCGGGATGGATTCCAAATCCGTGTTGGCCCGCTTTGAGGCAGAACGCCAAGCCCTGGCGATGATGGACCATCCCAATATCGCAAAGGTCTTAGACGGAGGTTTGATGCCTGACGGTCAACCTTTCTTCGTGATGGAATTGGTGAAGGGAACACCGATCACCGATTTTTGCGACCGGATGAAGCTATCGCCAGAAAAACGTCTCGAGCTTTTCATCCCCGTATGCAACGCGATACAGCATGCCCACCAAAAAGGGATCATCCATCGCGACATCAAACCCTCCAACGTTCTGGTCGCTCTCTTTGATGATGTTCCTGTGCCAAAGGTCATCGATTTCGGTATTGCGAAAGCGACGGGGGGTGGCCTGACAGACCAATCGGTTTACACACTCTTCGGTGGAATTGTGGGCACCCCTCAATACATGAGTCCCGAACAAGCGACGTTGAACAACCTTGACATCGACACACGCAGCGATGTTTACTCACTCGGCGTCTTGCTTTATGAGCTCTTAGCGGGAGCACCTCCCTTTTCCCAGATGGAACTGGAAAAGGCTGGCGTTTTGGAGATTCTGAGAGTCGTTCGCGAAGTAGAACCCCAGAGGCCAAGTGCGAAGTTAAGCAGCTCGCATCTCGTTGCAACGCTTTCGGCCAACCGAAGCTCCGAGCCTCAACGGCTTACACGGCTATTGCGCAGCGAGCTCGATTGGATTGTTCTCAAGGCCCTAGAAAAAGAACGTTCGAATCGATACGACTCAGCGCAAGGATTTGCAGCGGATATTCTCCGATACTTGGAGGGTGAGCAAGTTCTCGCGCATCCTCCCACACTGATGTATCGATTGAGAAAGGTTGCACATCGCAATCGGAAGGGGTTGGTCGCGTTGTCCGCGGTGTTGCTTGCGTTGCTGGCCGGCTTAGCAGGAACCAGCTGGCAAATGCTTCGGGCCAACCGAGAGGCGAGCCGGGCCCTTACCTTGGCGGACAACGCCAAAAGGGCAAAAGAAGAAGCGGAAAACGCGTTGATAGTAGGAATGATGCGACCGCTGGGGGTCGGAGACCTCGAGGAAGGGAGTGTTGCGCGAACCACGATTGCAGACATTGCAACACTCGAATCGTCCGAACTCAAACTCAAGATTCTCGATCGGGCGATTCGAATGCCCCAAGTCGCCGATCGACTTCCAACCCAAATGGCATGGATCCTCCAAGCCTGCGTGGGACTAGATGCGTCAAGTCATCAAAAAGCGGCAGAGAACGCGCTGACATTGTTCCGGGACGATAGTCTTGATCACCGGGTGCGATACGCCGCCCTTAGCTGCCTCAACGAGTTGGACGAAATTGGCGTGCTGAGTATCGACGAGTTTGCGAGGTATGTGCGCGAAGCTCCTCAAGAAAGAAAAGAGGGTGTTTGGGAGTCGCTTGTCTGGGTTAACCTTCGGGACAATCCCGATGCTCTCGTGGATTTTCTCTTCGCTTGTCTTACAGGCCAACACGGTCCCGATGCGTTGTCGTTCGCATGTGCCGATCTCGAGAAACTGGCAAGCAACGATCCAATATTCGCAGAGAAAGTAATCCATCGGCTCGACCATCCAGATTTGCGGGATGTTTGGCTGAACTCCACGGATGCCACGATCAATGTGCCGAGTATCTATTCCTTTGCCGCCGTCAGCGGTGAACAGTCATACTCTTCGAATCCTTTTAGCCTGCGTGTGAAGACCATTTCATCCGCTTATCCAACGGATCCATTACAGAGAGTGCGAGCTTATTGCGAGGTGGATCGAATGGCAAAGGGATCCAATGCCAAAGTGACTGGTGCTCCCCTGATGGACGTTCCGGATTTTTGGAATAGTTTGGCCGAGTCGAACAATGAAGTCTTTCTTCTCGGTGTAGAGGTTGCGATGCAATACCTGCCTGAGATGTTCGCTCGCAAGGGTAGTGACTTCCTCTATCAAAATTCCGATTCGCTTTACAAAGTATCAGCGAAGCTTTCGCCGGCCCAAGCGGTAGCCATATACGATCTCCTCGCAAAAGACATTGGAGTCCTCTACTCCTACACAAATACTTCGCGAGGCGATGCCGTCATCGGAGTCGCGTTGAATCAAGTGGGGCCGAAGCTTTCATCGGAAGATGCTTCGCGTTCCTTCCAAAAGCTATCCGACCAACTTTCTATCGATCGTCGATATGGAACCGTTGCCAACTCCCTGCTAGCGATCGCTGGAGTAGCCAGCGCCCCTGGATTCGCGGAGCATCGATTGGTTGTCGACCGCATGCTGGAACACCTTCCAAAGGTGAATGTGAACTACGTTCGCAATGCGTGCTGGAACTCCATCGTCGACGTAGCGGATCAGCTCGATCCGAAGGTTCTCACCGAAGTATCATCGCTGATTCAAACCGATCTCGAATCGCAGCTAGCACTTGGGCAATTCGATGCCCCTGAGATTCTCGTAGATCACTTGGTACGTCTGTCGAAACTGGGCGCCGAGGTCGATTTCGATACCAAATTTTTATTGCTCATCGCGGACTATGTACGAAGCTCCTACTACTCTGAGGCGGAAGGCGCCCTCGCCCTGAAGATGCTCAACATCCTTTCACCCGAAAGCAGGCGGAACACGGCCGCCGCCGCGTTGAGGGAATTGGATGGCTCCAATTGGAAGGTCGATTTATTGCAAGATACTCCCTTGGAGTCAGCACTCTTGCAAGAGCTTTCCGAAGTGGATCAGCATGCTTTCGTCGAAGCGATTTGGGAATTTCTGAATCGTCAGCGGGAAGACGAGATCGATGCCTCTACACGGGCGAACGCGATCGGAAAAGCGATGGTTTCCTTAAGCCGCAATTGGCCAGACAACAAACGCATGCTCCTGGTTCAGAAGGCACTTTCAAAATTACGAGAGCAATTATCCCTCGACGATTCGACCAAATCCGAGGCGACAATGCTAATCGACTGCATGATTCGATTTCTGGTCGACTCTTGGGATGGCATCGATGAGCGTCAAAAGCACGAGCTTTCGTCCTTATTGATGCAGCATGGCCTTTGGAACACTGGGCTTTCTGACGAGGAATTCAAGACAATTCTGAAGTCGTTTAACTCCGTTCAATTGGCCGCATTATGGAAGGCTCGCGTTTCTCGCTTTTTATCGAATCCAACAGACTGGCCTAATGAGGACAATCCTTCAGATACCACGGTACACGAACTAGCGGCGATCGGATTCGTTTGGTTCGAGAAGGACAGGAGTGAGTATCTGAAAGCATTTTCTGAACTTTTGCAAAGTGTCGACTCGGCACGGTTTGCACGCCTTGCATTCGATTTAACTTCCTTCAAACTTCAGCAAACCAAGGAGGAATTCCAATCCACTACAGTCAGGGCTGCAAACAGACTTCTGACGCAGGAGCCAGTGCATTTGGAGGTCATCGCATTTGCGGATGATTATCGAGCATTGTCCAAACATCTCCTAAAAATCGAGTGTGTGGGTGACCTCCGAGATGCGTTGTTAACATGCCTCGAGCAATTAGCATTCCCCGACGAAGCGGAGACCCCATCGGTAGCTGATAAAATCCCCCACGCGATGATTGACGGTCAGGAATGGTCTCATAGTCCCGGGGAGACACGTCCAGCGAGGAAGCATTTTCGAAGCCTTCGGGATTTCATGTTGTGGAATCTTTCCAGGCCTTCTGGTGAACGATGGCTAGAACTGCCCACCAGCAAAGTAGATTAA
- a CDS encoding glutaminyl-peptide cyclotransferase: MAIAFEFLRSLPLCGCLLFAGFLSCAQSPKRGGTPSVKAEVVQVYPHDADAFTQGLVFHDGGFIEGTGQRGSSTLRKVSLEDGKVLLSVSLDARYFGEGVTILGNSIYQITWQEHTGFVYDLATMQYQRSFQYIQEGWGLTDNEEHLIMSDGTAVLRFVDPKTFREVRKLQVKDRNARIKNLNELEWVNGEIWANIWYEDRIARISPKDGSVLGWIDASHIYPQSGRDREAVMNGIAYDAESKRIFITGKNWPNLYEIRLPE; encoded by the coding sequence ATGGCAATCGCGTTTGAATTTCTACGAAGTCTCCCTCTTTGCGGATGTCTGCTCTTTGCAGGTTTTCTGAGCTGCGCCCAAAGCCCTAAGAGAGGGGGGACGCCATCGGTCAAGGCGGAGGTGGTCCAAGTTTACCCCCATGACGCAGATGCGTTTACCCAAGGGCTCGTCTTTCACGACGGAGGCTTTATCGAAGGGACTGGACAGCGCGGCAGTTCGACCCTTCGCAAGGTTTCTCTGGAAGATGGCAAGGTTTTGCTTAGCGTCTCTCTAGATGCTCGCTACTTCGGAGAAGGGGTAACGATCCTCGGTAATTCCATCTACCAAATTACTTGGCAGGAACACACCGGATTCGTTTACGACTTGGCGACGATGCAGTACCAACGCAGTTTTCAGTACATTCAAGAAGGCTGGGGGCTTACCGATAACGAAGAGCATCTGATCATGAGCGATGGCACAGCCGTGCTACGCTTCGTCGATCCCAAAACATTTCGAGAGGTGCGAAAGCTCCAAGTCAAAGACCGTAACGCACGGATCAAGAATCTGAACGAATTGGAATGGGTGAACGGGGAGATCTGGGCCAATATCTGGTACGAAGATCGCATCGCTCGCATTTCTCCGAAAGACGGTTCCGTTCTAGGATGGATCGACGCTTCACACATTTACCCCCAATCGGGGCGAGACCGAGAAGCCGTCATGAATGGAATCGCATACGATGCGGAATCGAAGCGAATCTTCATCACGGGAAAGAATTGGCCGAATCTTTACGAGATCCGCCTGCCTGAATAA
- a CDS encoding sialidase family protein, translating to MIKCLLVTLSLAISTTSLGAEPITIMLGKDANAPKQPQACIASDESVHVAFGVGEHVYHCVMDEQTKPVAKKAFFIPNMSLGMRRGPRIAHTGRAITITAIGGAVGKGRDGDLLAYRSLDNGKSWVGPVKANDVEASAREGLHAMAASDSGTLWCVWLDLREKGTQLFASKSEDHGETWSKNKLVYQSPDRSICECCHPSIAVSDNAIHILFRNSLKGNRDMYLVSSHDQGESFGKAVRLGQVPWQLNACPMDGGMLALDKDRNLATVWRRDRSVLFAPAKPNTESLLGQGEQPWIASSDDGFYSVWTSKREGDLVLMKPGSTEEERVSENASYPVVIGATGTSPKVYLFWETRSDQGIAIVGQRIK from the coding sequence ATGATCAAATGCTTGCTCGTTACACTTTCCCTCGCGATCTCGACAACGTCGTTGGGAGCTGAGCCAATAACGATCATGCTCGGAAAAGATGCCAATGCGCCAAAGCAACCGCAGGCCTGCATCGCATCGGACGAGTCCGTTCACGTTGCTTTTGGCGTCGGGGAGCATGTCTATCACTGCGTAATGGATGAGCAAACAAAACCTGTCGCGAAAAAGGCATTTTTTATCCCAAACATGTCACTCGGTATGCGACGTGGCCCCCGCATCGCCCATACGGGACGCGCGATTACGATCACCGCAATCGGCGGCGCTGTGGGGAAGGGTCGAGATGGTGATCTCCTCGCCTATCGCTCTCTAGACAATGGGAAGAGTTGGGTAGGACCGGTCAAAGCGAATGACGTCGAAGCGTCTGCACGGGAGGGGCTGCACGCGATGGCCGCTTCGGATAGCGGTACATTGTGGTGCGTTTGGCTGGATCTTCGAGAGAAGGGAACACAATTATTCGCTTCCAAGTCGGAGGATCATGGCGAGACTTGGAGCAAGAACAAGTTGGTCTATCAATCGCCCGATCGAAGCATCTGCGAATGTTGTCACCCTTCTATCGCTGTGAGCGACAACGCGATTCACATACTCTTTCGCAATTCGCTCAAGGGGAATCGCGATATGTATTTGGTCTCTTCGCATGATCAAGGCGAATCCTTTGGCAAGGCTGTCCGGTTGGGACAGGTCCCGTGGCAGCTTAACGCTTGCCCGATGGATGGAGGCATGTTGGCCCTCGATAAGGATCGAAACCTCGCAACCGTTTGGCGTCGCGACCGCAGTGTCCTATTTGCACCGGCGAAGCCCAACACAGAGTCCTTGCTAGGACAAGGTGAGCAGCCATGGATCGCGAGCAGCGACGATGGCTTCTACTCCGTTTGGACTAGCAAACGGGAAGGAGACCTTGTTCTGATGAAACCAGGCAGCACCGAAGAAGAACGGGTCAGCGAGAACGCCAGTTATCCTGTGGTCATTGGAGCTACTGGAACCAGCCCTAAAGTCTATTTATTCTGGGAAACGCGGTCCGACCAAGGGATCGCGATTGTTGGGCAAAGAATCAAATAG
- a CDS encoding DUF6690 family protein: MLAIFPPSLRRFSYLSSLPLMGERARHRHSFVRGEMECRSPSRLETAVFNDCRQAGKLENHGEVCCEVPWPLLSSCGAPITMLSNFLQKPTGTAAILVAAIGGPYAAFETDVGTAARKILMGGSSAAPGDADNSPGSASVWPAPPTASMPVPGYMNQPTASSPVPPSTSYPFSNYPPPPSANYPSTGSPYMDPQAGVAGMTPGMGGPAMGGYPVGAGNAQSVYPVVSYPGPPAPGAPVLESRQGPAGLVPGSTNQLWDYTLGVPHLQQLQQQPGAIGGGEVHDLREVLRFDIQPGWLPQRFSRVSTVLSNVQMDGLRVPLITGTRSSDLAGTLTYYFDASQSLRRINLHGLTGDPSALAQLMMQFYGLQPEASLGGQLFTTRWNNRVTNVLHIAPAPIMYAGADHSKYIVFLELNQANASYALSEEASGFLKNSQAAQRW, translated from the coding sequence ATGCTCGCAATCTTCCCACCGAGTTTGCGTCGCTTTAGCTATCTTTCTTCGCTTCCTTTGATGGGAGAGCGAGCTCGCCACCGACATAGCTTTGTGCGGGGGGAGATGGAGTGTCGCTCCCCCTCTCGGCTTGAAACGGCGGTCTTCAACGATTGCCGACAAGCGGGGAAGCTTGAAAACCACGGAGAGGTTTGCTGTGAAGTCCCTTGGCCCCTCCTGAGTAGCTGCGGCGCTCCCATAACCATGCTATCGAACTTCTTACAAAAGCCGACCGGCACGGCTGCTATTCTTGTCGCGGCTATCGGCGGCCCCTATGCTGCGTTCGAAACGGATGTGGGAACGGCGGCGCGCAAGATCCTCATGGGGGGCAGTTCTGCTGCTCCGGGTGATGCGGACAACTCGCCAGGATCTGCTTCCGTTTGGCCCGCTCCCCCCACGGCGTCCATGCCCGTTCCTGGGTACATGAATCAGCCCACTGCTTCATCTCCCGTGCCTCCGTCGACTTCGTATCCTTTCTCCAACTACCCTCCCCCTCCTTCCGCGAATTACCCTTCCACCGGTTCTCCTTATATGGATCCACAGGCCGGGGTGGCTGGAATGACGCCTGGGATGGGTGGACCCGCGATGGGGGGGTATCCCGTTGGGGCAGGCAACGCGCAGAGTGTTTATCCAGTCGTCAGTTATCCTGGCCCGCCCGCGCCAGGGGCTCCGGTATTGGAGTCTCGGCAAGGCCCCGCTGGGCTAGTCCCCGGTAGCACCAATCAGCTTTGGGACTACACGCTCGGTGTGCCGCATCTGCAGCAGTTGCAGCAACAGCCCGGGGCGATTGGAGGAGGGGAAGTTCACGATTTGCGTGAAGTGCTCCGATTCGATATCCAACCTGGGTGGCTTCCACAGCGATTCTCACGCGTTTCGACGGTACTTTCCAACGTTCAAATGGACGGTCTGCGCGTCCCGTTGATTACAGGAACAAGGTCATCGGATTTGGCCGGAACACTCACTTACTATTTCGATGCTTCCCAGTCGCTGCGAAGGATCAATTTGCACGGATTGACGGGTGATCCCTCCGCGTTGGCGCAGCTGATGATGCAATTCTACGGCCTGCAACCCGAGGCATCGCTCGGTGGTCAACTCTTCACCACGCGTTGGAATAATCGAGTTACCAACGTGCTTCATATCGCGCCAGCACCGATCATGTATGCGGGAGCAGACCATTCGAAGTACATCGTTTTCCTCGAGCTCAATCAAGCCAATGCGAGTTATGCACTGAGCGAGGAGGCGAGTGGGTTTTTGAAGAACTCGCAAGCGGCCCAGCGCTGGTAA
- a CDS encoding ribonuclease E inhibitor RraB — protein sequence MSTKPDIAERIGSTINELDIDFSRFTMTGWCVSLASLGAGGGAAFLASFAMVRRNGVNLVAGMVFFATMVAVTTVLFLVLRWAIERAGFAVTKSQDAGMDRSHANRDALERMANAGMNRNSIVPVDFCHHFHSKADAQKMASEARQQSFQAVSIEPNDAMGGYDVYVQADLVPTLDNINTMEGRLAKIAKQHNGVADGWGVRQKKGIKPILLRTLTDSSSE from the coding sequence ATGAGCACCAAACCAGACATCGCAGAAAGAATCGGATCGACGATCAACGAGCTTGATATCGATTTCAGCCGCTTTACCATGACCGGCTGGTGCGTAAGCTTGGCTTCGCTGGGAGCCGGCGGTGGGGCAGCTTTTCTCGCCTCCTTTGCCATGGTCCGACGCAATGGAGTGAACCTAGTTGCCGGTATGGTCTTTTTCGCGACGATGGTCGCTGTCACTACAGTCCTATTCTTGGTGCTTCGCTGGGCCATAGAGCGAGCAGGATTTGCCGTGACAAAATCGCAGGACGCAGGAATGGATCGAAGCCATGCGAACCGAGACGCGCTGGAACGAATGGCCAACGCTGGAATGAATAGGAATTCAATTGTTCCAGTCGATTTTTGCCATCACTTTCATTCGAAAGCAGATGCGCAGAAGATGGCGAGCGAGGCCAGACAACAGTCCTTCCAAGCAGTTTCGATTGAACCCAATGACGCGATGGGTGGATACGACGTTTACGTTCAAGCGGACCTTGTACCGACATTGGATAACATCAACACGATGGAGGGAAGGCTTGCGAAGATCGCCAAGCAACACAATGGTGTCGCAGATGGTTGGGGAGTACGACAAAAAAAAGGTATAAAGCCAATCTTGCTACGAACGCTCACCGATTCCAGCTCGGAGTAA
- a CDS encoding penicillin-binding protein activator LpoB, with product MDRREWLAGLGTLMVSVSSGCKGYQYGHVIKPDAPNLVGSHEAGAEVFDPLVDEAVAKLLARQQIVTAETPVGPDGEPLPKTICFVGIENKSSEDIGDFKDQLYQQIDSRLLEANSFRSISRRMVDAALYETRLRPDSLMIPDNMRLFTAVLERQGAPIDYLLYAVLTSGTTTRNSSTQRDYDLTLELVNVHTGFADKQTAEVRKGYHKSAMGKVWNYNPFKR from the coding sequence ATGGATCGTCGTGAATGGTTGGCCGGTTTAGGAACGTTGATGGTGTCCGTGTCATCGGGATGCAAGGGCTACCAGTACGGCCATGTCATCAAGCCGGATGCACCGAATCTAGTCGGCAGCCACGAGGCAGGTGCTGAGGTCTTCGATCCCTTGGTCGACGAAGCGGTCGCGAAACTGCTTGCTCGTCAGCAGATTGTCACAGCGGAAACACCGGTAGGTCCCGATGGCGAGCCCCTACCTAAGACGATTTGCTTCGTAGGCATCGAAAACAAAAGCTCGGAAGATATTGGCGATTTCAAAGACCAACTCTACCAGCAGATCGACTCGCGATTACTCGAAGCAAACTCCTTTCGATCCATCAGTCGTCGCATGGTGGACGCCGCCCTGTACGAAACACGCCTTCGCCCCGACTCCTTGATGATCCCGGATAACATGCGACTCTTTACTGCAGTCCTGGAACGTCAGGGTGCACCAATCGATTATCTGCTCTACGCCGTTTTGACCAGCGGTACCACGACGAGAAACAGTTCGACTCAGCGTGACTACGATTTGACTTTGGAATTGGTCAACGTTCATACAGGATTCGCAGACAAGCAGACTGCAGAGGTTCGCAAAGGCTATCACAAGAGCGCCATGGGCAAAGTGTGGAACTACAACCCATTCAAGCGTTGA